The segment CTCGATCTTGCGGATCCACTGCGCGTCGGTCGGGCCCGGTTGGGTGGGCAGGCCGTTCTCGGTCTGGCAGGCGGTGACGCAGGCATTGCAGCCGGGGGTGCACTTGCTGGTGTCGACCAGCATGCCCCAGCGCACCTTGGGGCTGGCGCCGGCGCTCGCACCGGCGGGTGTGGCGGCAGGATTCGGGGCGGCCTGTGCCACCTCGATCAGGCGCACGCCGGGCGCGAGCATGATGCCGGCCAGGCCGGCGGCGGCTACGCCCAGGAAACCGCGGCGCGCTTTCTGGGTCTCGTCCTGGCAGGCGTCGCCGGAGCCGCAGGAACAGGGGGAGGAGGTCTCCGGTGTCATGGCTAGTCAGCAGGTTGGGTCGCAAGCTGGCGCACTTGCCGGCTCAGCGCGGCGGTGGCGCCCGTGGGATGGACCAGCGGGTGGAAGGAGGAGGTGGCCTTGCCCGGCTGGGTGGCGTGGCATTCGAAGCAGTCGACCTTGACCGCGGCGTAGCTGTGGCAGCTGATGCAGAAGTTGGTGGGCGCCGCCGTCACGCTGTTGGTGGCCGGGCTGGCGTGGCACTCGATGCAGGTCTTCAGGCTGTATTTGGCGCCGCGGATGCCACCGTGCATGGTGTCGTCGCGCTGGTGCTTGAGGTACTCCATGTGGTTGCGCCGCATGTCGGCGGCGGGTTCCACGCACTGGCCGCCCTTGGCCGCTTCGATGACCGGCCTGGGCACGCGGCTGCCCTTGGCCGGTTCGTCAGCGGCGTGGGCGACACCGCCCATCAGCAGACCCAGCAGGAGAACAAATACGCCAAACCGCGGGGCACCGCGGAACCGGCTTTGCCGGGCCGCTGGTGCCGCCCCCTTGAGGGGGGTGGCGGAGCGACACGAAGTGCGCGGAGCCTGGGGGTGCATCCTATTCTCCCAGGCCCATCTGGATGTAACCCGTGGGGCAGACGTCGTGGCAGATGTGGCAGCCGATGCACTTGTTGTAGTCGGTGTCCACATAACGACCGGTGGTGGACTGGTTCTTCTTGACCTTGAACACGGCGACTTGCGGGCAGTAGACCACGCAGTTGTCGCATTCGAAGCACTGGCCGCAGCTCATGCAGCGCTTGGCCTCGGCCTGGGCCTGGGCTTCCACCAGGGCCTGCAGGCGTTCGTCGAAGTTGCCCAGGGCCTCTTCGGCCGTGAGGTTGGTGATGGTGCGCTTGTTGCGTGGCGTGAAGGGGAAGTGGCCGAGGAAGAGCTCCTTGTGCGAGATGACGTAGCGGTCGGAGCGGTTGTCGTAGTTGTGGATGGCCACGTTGCTGCTGTCGGTGCCGCGGATGGGTTCGTGCACCTCGCTGACGACCAGGCCCTTCTCGATCATCTTGCGCTTGAGGTCGAAGGCGTGCACGTCGATCTTCGGGCGCTTTTCCAGCGCCTCGCCGCCGAGGAAGCGGTCGATGCCGTCGGCCGCGATGGCGCCGTGGCCGATGGCGGTGGTCAGCAGATGGGGGCGGATGATGTCGCCGCCGGCAAACACGCCGGCGTGGCCCTGCACCTGGTAGTTCTTGTCGGCCGGCACCGCGCCCTTGCCGTTGTTGAACATCTCCAGGCCGGTGAAATCCACCGCCTGGCCGATGGCCGAGACGATCAGGTCGGCCGGGATGTCTTCCTCCGAGCCCTCGATGTTCTTGATCTCCAGCTTGCCGCCGGCGATCTTCGCCTCGCAGCGGATCACGCGCAGGGCGGTGGCGCGGCCGTCGGGGCCGCGCACCACGCAGACCGGCGCGTAGCCGCCGCGGATGGCGATGCCTTCGGACAGGGCGTGCTCGACCTCGTGCCTGGAGGCCTGCATCTTGTCGACCGCGAAGATGGAGGTCAGCGTCACCTCGGCGCCCTGCTTGGCCGAGACCGCGGCGACGTCGTGCGCCACGTGGCCGGCAATGGCGTGCTCGGGGCGGTCGCTGGGGTTGATCTTGTCGATGTGGCCCAGGCGACGGGCCACGGTGGCCACGTCGATGGAGGTGTCGCCGCCACCGACCACCACCACGCGCTTGCCCACGTGGCGCAGGCGGCCGTCGTTGAAGGCCTTGAGGAAGGAGGTGGCGGTCACGCAGTTGGGCGCGTCGGCGCCTTCGACCGGCAGTGCGCGGCCGGACTGGGCGCCCATGCCCAGGAACACCGCGTCGAAATCCTGGTGGATCTGCTCCATGGTGATGTCGGTGCCGATGCGCGTTTTCATCTTCGCGGTCACCCCCAGGTCCAGGATGCGCTTGATCTCGGCGTCCAGGATGTGGCGCGGCGTGCGGAAGCCCGGGATGCCGTAGCGCATCATGCCGCCGAGTTCCTCGCGTTCGTCGAAGATGGTGACGGCGTGGCCCTTGAGCGCCAGCTGGTAGGCCACCGACAGGCCGGCCGGGCCGCCGCCGATGACGGCCACCTTCTTGCCGGTGCTGAAGTCGGGCGCGGTGAAGGCCAGATTGTTGGTGATGGCGTACTCGCCGAGGAAGTGCTCGACCGAGTTGATGCCGACGAAGTCTTCCACCTGGTTGCGGTTGCAGCCCGATTCACAGGGCGCCGGGCAGACGCGGCCCATGACGGAGGGGAAGGGGTTGGCCTCGGTCAGGCGGCGGAAGGCGTATTCCTGCCACTTCATGCCGGCCGGCGGCTTCTCGATGCCGCGCACGATGTTCAGGTAACCGCGGATGTCCTCGCCCGAGGGGCAGCTGCCCTGGCAGGGCGGCGTGCTCTGGATGTAGGTCGGGCACTTGTGCGAGTGGTCGGCGTTGAAGATCTGCTGCTGCCAGGGACGCGGCGTGGCGTCGCCGTCCTTGTAGCGCCGGAAGGTGAGGGGCTTGACGCTGACGGATTCGGGGTTGGCTGACATGTCTAGTCTCCTGGTGTCGTTGCGTGGACGCGTTAACCGTTATTTGTCGCCGAGGCGGATGGCCTTGCTCACCAGCTGGTGGACGCCGCCCACCATGCTCATGTCGAAGCCGTACTGCGGCAGCACCTTGGTGAACTGCGCCTTGCAGATCGCGCAGATGGTGGCCATGAAGTTCACGTTGTGCTCGTCGACCACGTTCTTGAGCGCTTCCATGCGCGGCAGGGCGCCCTTGACGCGCAGCTCCAGCAGGTCGTCGGTCAGCAGGCCACCGCCACCGCCGCAGCAGAAGGTGGACTCGAAGATGGTTTCCGGGGCCATGTCGTGGAAGTTGTTGGCCACCGCCTTGATGATCTCGCGCGGAATGACGAACTGGCCGCCGGCGAAGTCGCCCATGCGCGAGGCGCGCGCCACGTTGCACGAGTCGTGGAAGGTGATGATGCGGCTGTCGTTCTTTTCCTTGTCGAAGCTGAGCGCGCCGCGCTGGATCAGGTCGTAGGTGAACTCGCAGATGTGCATGGGCTGCTTGTAGCGGTGGTCCAGCTGGTTCTGCAGTTCGATGGCAAACGGGTCCTTGCCGCCGGCGCCGATGCCCACCAGCGTGTTCCAGAAGCTGTAGGCCACGCGCCAGGCATGGCCGCACTCGCCGACCACGATGCGCTTGACGCCCAGTTCCAGCGCGGCCTCGCGGATGCGCAGCGCGATCTTGCGCAGCTGCTCGTAGTTGCCGATGAACATGCCGAAGTTGCCGGCCTCGCTGGCCTTGGCCGACAGCGTCCAGCTCACGCCGGCGGCGTGGAAGACCTTGGCGTAGCCGATCAGGCTGTCCACGTGCGGCTCGCTGAAGAAGTCGGCCGAGGGGGTGACCAGCAGCACTTCGGCGCCCTTGACGTCCAGCGGGAAGCGCACGTCGACACCGGTTTCGTCCTTGGTGTCCTCTTCCAGGCCTTCCAGCGTGTCTTGCAGCGCCGGGCCGGGGATGCCCAGGTTGTTGCCGATGCGGTGCACCTTGCCGATGATCTCGTTGGAGTACTTCTGGCCCATGCCGATGGAGTCCATGATCTCGCGCGCGGCCATGGTGACTTCGGCGGTGTCGATGCCGTAGGGGCAGAAGACCGAGCAGCGCCGGCATTCCGAGCACTGGTAGTAGTAGCTGTACCAGTCGTCCAGCACTTCCTTCGTGAGGTCCTTGGCGCCGACCAGCCAGGGGAAGTACTTGCCGGCGAAGGTGAAATAACGGCGGTAGACCTGGCGCAGCAGGTCCTGGCGCGCTACCGGCATGTTCTTGGGATCTTTGGTGCCGAGGAAGTAGTGGCACTTGTCGGCACAGGCGCCGCAGTGCACGCAGGCATCCATGTAGACCTGCAGCGAGCGGTACTTGCCCAGCAGATCGCCCATCTTGGCGATGGCCTTGGCCTGCCAGTCCTCCACCAGTTCGCCGGGGAAACCCAGGTTCTTCTGGATGGCTTCGCTGGCGACGAAGGGTTTGAGGTGCGAGGTCGCGCCCACCTGGATCAGCGGGATGACCGGGTATTCCTTGAGCTTCGGGGTGTCGAAGGCGGCGGTGGCCATGGTGTCTCCGTGCTCTTACTTGTCCAGCGCGCTGGCCCAGGCCGCCACGTGGCGCGCTTCACGCGGGTTGTCGGCCATGTTGCGCGTCGGGCTGAAGAACAGGCCGGGCGCATGCAGCAGCTTGCTGATGGGGAAGACGATCATCAGCAGGGCCACCAGGCCCAGGTGCAGCAGCAGCACCGGGTCGGTGGGCAGCGGCTGGATGTCGAAACGCATCAGGCCCAGCATGTAGGCCTTGACGGCGACGATGTCGGTGTGGCGCACGAAACGCATGCCCAGGCCGGTGAGGCCGATGGCGATGAGCAGCGCCAGCATCAGGTGGTCGGACGGGGTGGAGATGTAGCGCACCCGGTCCACCAGGAAACGGCGCGCCCACAGGCCGGCGAGGCCCACCACCATGGCGAAGCCGGCATAGGTACCGAAAGGCTGGATGAGCGTGATCACCAGCCAGACCGGTTCCTGGAAATAACGCACGTGGCGCAGGATCACCAGCAGCAGGGCGGCGTGGAAGAGCCAGCCGAAGAGCCAGGTCCATTTGCTGGAGCGGAACAGGCTTTCGAAGAACACGACCTCGCGCGCCAGGCGCCAGGGCACGCCGGCCGGGGTGACGGGGGCGGGCGTGAGGGCGATCTTCAGCGGCGCCGGGGTGCGCGCGTACTGCCGGATCTTGCGCGCCAGACCCAGCACCAGCACGGCGGTGGCGAAGTAGAACAGCACGGCGTAGAGGAGGGAGAGGGCACTCATCGCGTCAGCCTTGGTTCATTGCAGCAGGATCTTCGAGCTTTGGTTCAGGGCGCAGCCATCCGGCACCAACAGGACAGGCCTGCCGGCGCGGGACTGCTGCACGCAGCAGAAGGAGCGGCGTGTCTTAGACGCAGCCCGTGGGTTTCGGGAGCCCGGCGATCTTGCAGGCCTGCTTGGCGGGGCCATAGGGGAACAGGTCGTACAGGTACTTGCTGTTGCCTTTTTCCTCGCCGAACTGCTTGCCGATGGCCTTGGTCAGCACGCGCACGGCCGGGGCGATCTGGTACTCGTTGTAGTAGTCACGCAGGAAGTTGATGACTTCCCAGTGGTTCTCGGTGAGCGGCACCTTCTCTTCGGCCGCGATGTATTCGGCGATGTCCTTGTTCCAGTCGGCCAGGTTGATCAGGTAGCCTTCCTCGTCGGTCTCGTAGGTGCTGCCATTGACTTCGATGCCCATCTTCTCTCTCCTCAGGTTGTCAAATCAGTTTTATGGTCTGGCGCTCAGAGCCAGGAATTCGGGGTGCCGTGCTCGGCCACCAGGTCGACGAAGCCGCCGTAGTCCACCAGCGTCACGTTGTCCAGGGCGCGCGCGCTCATGCCGCGTGCGTCCAGGTCGGGTTTGAGGGCATAGAGCTTCACCTTGCCGGCGGCGGCGCGCAGCTGCGCTTCGCTGCTGCTGCCGGTGGTGGCGGCGTAGACGCCGTCCTCGATCAGCAGCACGGCCTGGCCCGGCAGGGCCATGCGCAGGCAGCTCTCCAGCGAGCGGGCGGCGGTGGGGGATTTGTTGACGATGTGCAGCATGGTCTTTCCTCAAAAGCTCAGGACCACGTCCTGTTGCGCCATCAGCTCGGCCATCTGCGCGCTGTCCAGCACCTCCACCGGCACCAGCAGATCCTGCTCGCTCAGGCCGCGTGCCTTCAGCGAGTCGGCGTCGACGTAGAGCTTCTCCACGTCGTAGCCTTCCAGCGCGCGGTAGCTGGGCGAGAAGTTCTTGATGCCGATGTCCTTGGTCTGCTGGCCCTTGGCCAGTTCGTAGACGCCGTCGTCCATGAAGACCAGGCTCACGTCCTGGTCGAAGGTGGCGGTGATCAGCACCACTTCCAGGCTCTCCAGCGCGTAGATCGTGCCGTAGGGGGCCTTGCGGTTGACGAACATGAATTTTTTCATTGGGCCTCCTGCCGGGCCGCCCCAAAGGAGGCCAGCGCCCCCTCGGGGGGCAGAGAACGAAGTGAACGTGGGGGCATCATTTTTTTCCCGTCAGTCGCCAAACGTCACCAGGCGGTCGGCCTTGATGCCGCTGTCCACCAGCTGGCCCAGGCCCGAGATGCGAAAGCCCGGGGCCAGCACCTCCTGCTTGATGCCGCGGCGCAGCGCGGCGGCCACGCAGACCACCAGGTCCACCTTGTGTTTCTCCGCCAGCTCGGACCAGCGGTTGACGATGTGGCGGTCGTCCTGCGGCGGCTCCGTCAACCGCGTGGCGTTGTTCACGCCATCGTGGTAGAAAAAGACGCGCTGGACTTCATGGCCCTTGGCGATGACCGCCATGGCGAATTGGTAGGCGCTGTCGGAGGCCTGGTGGGTGTAAGGCCCTTCGCTGACGAGTAATCCGAATTTCATGTCGTGGTTGTTAGGCTGTGGCGCTCAGAAGCGGATGTGGGTCGACGCGTTGAGGTTGGCGCGCGAACCGCGCCAGTCGTCGATCAGGTACTTGGTGAAGGGCAGGTCGCACTTCTCGAAGAAACGCGGCCAGCCGATGCGCTCCACCCAGTCCGACAGGCGCTCCCAGGGGCGGGCGTCGGCCTTGTAGGTGTAGAGGATCTTCTTGACCATCTCCGACACCTCGGGCCAGCGCGGCGCGTTGTTGGGCAGGCCGGAAGCCACCATCTTCATGAAGGTGGGCTTGCCGCGCGCATTGGAGTTCTTGCCGCCGACCCAGATGGCCAGCTTGGAGTGCTCCGGGTCGTTGATCTGCATGGGCGGGCAGGGCGGGTAGCAGGCGCCGCAGCAGATGCACTTCTTCTCGTCCACTTCCAGCGAGGGCTTGCCGTTGACCAGGGCCGGGCGGATGGCGGCCACCGGGCAGCGCGCCACCACGGCCGGTCGCTCGCAGGCGTTGGCCACCAGGTCGTGGTTGATCTTGGGCGGCTTGGTGTGCTGCACGATGATGGCGATGTCGGCCTGGCCGCCGCAGTTGATCTCGCAGCAGCTCGTGGACAAATGCACGCGATTGGGCATGTCCTCGCGCTTGAATTCGTCGTAGAGCTCGTCCATCAGGGCCTTGACCACACCCGAGGCGTCGGTGCCCGGGATGTCGCAGTGCAGCCAGCCCTGGGTGTGGGCGATCATGGAGACCGAGTTGCCGGTGCCGCCCACGGGGAAACCGCTTTCCTCCAGCGCGTTGATCAGCGGCGCCACCTTGTTCGGGTCGGAGACCATGAACTCGATGTTGGAGCGGATGGTGAAGCGCACATGGCCTTCGGCATAGGTGTCGGCGATGTCGCAGAGCTTGCGGATGGTGTAGACGTCCATCTGGCGCTGGGTGCCGGCACGCACCGACCAGACCTCGTCGCCGCTGTGCGAGACGTGGTGCAGCACGCCGGGGCGCGGCCGGTCGTGGTATTTCCAGTTGCCATAGTTCTTCAGCAGGGTCGGGTGCAGGTAGGGCTTGTTGTCCGGCACGCCGCTCTCGATGGGGGTACGCATTTGGGCCATGGTGGTCTTCCCGTTATCGTTCGTTCAGAGGATGGATGAGGCCAGTCGTGCGGCGCTCAGCCGGCCGCCTGCTTGCGGGCGTTGATCTTGGCCACTTCATCGTCCCAGCCGTCGGCGCGCACATAGGGGTTGGTGCGCGGGGTGGAGACCATGTTGGCGTCCACCTCCAGGCCGATGCCTTCGAGGAAGTTGACCAGGCCGATGCGTTCGATCATCTCGCCGGTGCGCTCGTGCTCCAGCGCGTTCTCGGCGAAGAAGTCGATCACCTTCTGGCCCAGCTCGACCAGCTGCTGGTAGTCGGCGTCGGTCTTGAGCGGCATGAAGGGCACCACCACCGTGCCCATCAGGTCGCCGATCTTGAGCGTGCGCTTGCCGCCCACCAGGATGGTGGCGCCGGTGTCGGTGCCGTGGGCCAGGGCGCCGGTCATGACGTTGATGCAGTGCATGCAGCGTACGCAGTTGCTGTTGTCGATCTCCAGGCACTGGGTGTCGTTGATCTTCACGCTGGAAATCTTGTCGCCCTTGGCGACGTCCTTGACTTCCTTGAGCATGATGGTCTTGGTCGGGCAGCGGTTGATGACGTCGTTCACCAGCTCGTTCATGCCGTGCTTCTCGAACCACTTGCGCGCCAGCGTCTCGTCGGTGCGCATGTTGTCGCGCCAGGTGCCGATCACCGCCATGTCCGAGCGCTGGATCGAGTTCATGCAGTCGTTGGAGCAGCCCGAGAACTTGAACTTGAACTTGTAGGGCAGGGCCGGACGGTGGATGTCGTCGGTGAAGGTGTTGAGCACCTGGCGGTGCGCGCGCGCCTCGTCGTAGCAGGACTGCTCGCAGCGCGCCGCGCCCACGCAGCTCATCGAGGTGCGCACCGCGGGGCCGGCGCCGCCCAGGTCGAAGCCCAGTTCGTTGAGCTCATCGAAGGCGTCCTGCACCTTGTCGGTCTTGGCGCCCTGGAACATGATGTCGCCGGACTGGCCGTGGAAGGCGATCAGGCCCGAGCCGTGGCGCTCCCAGATGTCGGCCATCTTGCGCAGGATGTCGGTGTTGTAGTGCATGCCGGCCGGCGGCTGCACGCGCAGGGTGTGGAACTCGGCCGCGTCCGGAAACTGTGGCTTGCCTTCGGCGTCCTTCAGTTCTGTGAAGCGCGGGATCACGCCGCCGCCATAGCCGAAGACGCCGACCGTGCCGCCCTTCCAGTAGCCCTTGCGGGTCTGGTAGGACGTCTCCAGCTGGCCCATGAGGTCCACCATGTAGTCCTTGTCCTTGGCCAGGCGCTTGAGGCCGGTCACGAAACTGGGCCACGGGCCACTCTCGAGCTCGTCGAGCATCGGGGTGGCGTGCATTTTTTTCGCCATGATCTTGTCTCCTGTCTTAGAACTTGTCGCAAGTCCTGGATGCCGTGTTTGACGACGGCGGTCACGCACTGCGGGCAGGGTCCGGACTCTTGGGGTCCCTTTTTCTGCCTCTCGGGTGCATCCTAGGGGCGGGGGTGCTGCCTTAGCTATCCCCCTCGTTGAGTAGGCGGGACTACCCAAAAGGGTTATATGGCGCCACCCGTCCCGGCTATAGACGGTCCGGCCCGGAATTGCGTCAATAGCGCTTACAGACGGGGCGGACCAACAGCCGGTCCCGTCCAGAACAAAGACGGAGACATGACCCAGATCACCCCGCTGGACAAACTCAGGGTGCCGCTCGGCGGTCAGGAAATCGAGTTGCAACAGGTGGACTTCTACACCGGCGGCATGAGTTTCCTGCGCACGCGCATCCGGGAGAAATCCCGCTTCACCATCTTCGACATCGACCCCGACACGGCCGAGGCCTGGGGCCGCGCCCTGCTGGCCTGGGCCGACAAACAGCCGCGGGAGACCCCCACGCCATGAGCTTCGCGGACGACCTGCCCCCGGCCAGCGTCGTCGACCTGGCCTTCCCGCTGGCGGGCCGGACCGTCCCGCGCGACTACATGCAGGCGCTGCATGCTGCGCTGCAGCAGGAGTTGCCCTGGCTGGCCCAGGAAACGCGCGCCGGCATCCATCCGCTCAAGCTCGTGCAGGGTTCCAGCGTTGGCCCGGTGAGCCTGCTGTCACAGCGCACCCGCCTGCTCTTGCGCCTGCCGCGCGAGCGCGTGGCCGATGCCAGCGCCCTGGCCGGCCGCACGCTCCTGATCGGTGAGCACCCCGTGCAGCTGGGCGAGCCGCACGAGCGCGAGCTGTTACCGCATGCCACGCTTTATGCCTACGCCGTGGCCGCCGCGGGCGAGGATGAAGTGGTTTTCATGCAGGCCGTGGCCGGCGAGCTGCAGGCCCTGGGGGTGCGCACGCACACGGTCTGCGGCAAACGTGGCGGCCGTCCCCATGAGGGGCAGACCCTCACCACCTTCAGCCTGATGCTGCACGCCCTCAGTCGGGCGGACTCGCTGCGCGTGCAGGAGCAGGGCCTGGGGCCGCACCGGCAGCTGGGCTGCGGCGTTTTTGTGCCCCACAAGTCGGCGGCGGCGGTGGGCGAATAGTTTTCTGTGCAACAAGTAGAGGAGACACAAGCATGGGCTACAGCGTGAACGGCGCGGAACTCGAGACCGACAAGGAGGGCTACCTGCTCGAACCCGATTACAGCGAGGACGTGGTGCAGGTGATTGCCGAGGCCGAAGGCATCAAGCTGACCGACGCGCACTGGGAGGTCATCAACTACATGCGCGACCAGTACAAGGAAAACGGCCACACGCCCAATTTCCGCAACATGCTCAAGGGTTTCAACGAGAGCCGCGACGGGGATGTGGACAGCAAGTACCTGTACGACCTCTTCCCCACCGGCCCGGCCAAGCAGGCGGCCAAGGTGGCAGGATTGCCGCAGCCCCTGGGCAAGGGCGGGTACTGATGGCTCCCCCCTGTGTCGGCTTCGCCGCCTTCCCCCGGTGGGGGACAACGCCAGTGGCCGGGCGAAGCCCGTTCCACGGCGTTCCCGGCCTGGGATCCTTCATTCGCCGCGTGTTTGGCTGAAGGGTAAGGAACAGTCATGGCCCTGCGCATCAAGAACCAGTGGTTCAAGGAAGGACGGCCGAAGACGCCGCGGGAGAACGCCAGCGCCATGGCTTTCATCACCTGGCGCGTGACGCAGAACATGGTCAAGCAGATGCGCGAGGCCAAGTTCGACATCGACGTCGGGCCGCAGTACTTCGCCTTCATGCGCGAGGTGCTGGTCTTTCTCTGCCAGGTGGTCGATCGCATGGCCTTCGAACGCATGCCGGGTGAGCAGCGCGCCGAGTTCACCAGCGCCCTGGTCGTGCGCGTGGCCGAGATCCTGGAGGAGAGCGAGCAGGAATGGCTGGGCGAGCCGCCCGCTGGCCAGGAGCGCTGGCGCAACCAGTTCATCGACCAGTCCAACGAGCTGGCCGAAGCCTATGCCGAATTCGGCCATGGCCCCGAGGGCCCGGACTTCGGTTTCGTGCGTTACCTCGGCAGCCGGCTGGAGTCCGTCCTGCCGGGGAAGGACCGGCACTGGGTCAAGGACCAGGTGATGGCCTACGAAGTGCCCGAGGCGCTGGAGATGGTCCAGCGCGGGCTGGACGGCGTCCTGTCGACCGAACCGCGCCCGAAACGGCGTGCCACCATGAGTGGAGAGTGAGCATGCAGGCAGCCAACCCGTTCGACCTTGATCAGCCCGAAGCCTACGCGCGCTGGCGCGCGGCCAAGCTGGCCTCCCATCCGCGCCGGGCGGAGGAACTGATCGTGGACGTGGCCGATCCGCGCCGGCTGACGCTGGCGGAGCGGGAGGCCATCCTGGCTTTGTGCGCCCGGACCAATATGGCCATCTACCGCAGTCCGGTGACCGCAGAGGACAAGGCATTGCCGTCACTGCTCGGTGTCCAGCTCGGCCTGCACCGGCTGGACGCCAACTGGCTGGCCGACGAGGACGGCATCTCGTCGATTGCCGTCGCGCAGGAGGAAGAGGGGGCCCCGAAAGGCGAGTTCATCCCCTATACCGACAAGCCCATCAAGTGGCACACCGACGGCTATTACCACCCGCAGGCGCGCCGCATCGAAGGCATGATCCTGCACTGCGTGCGCAGTGCGGGCGAGGGCGGCGTGAGCCATCTGGTCGACCACGAGATGGTCTACCTGGCCCTGCGTGACGCCAAGCCCGGGTGGGTGCGTGCCCTCATGGCGAGCGACGCCATGACCATCCCCGAGCGTGCCGACGGGAACGGCGTGGCCCGCCCGGCGCAGAGCGGCCCGGTCTTCTATCTGCGCCCCGATGGCGGCTTGCAGATGCGCTACACGGCGCGCACGCGCAGCATCGAGTGGAAGGACGATCCCGTCCTGCGCGAGGCGGCTGCCTTCATCGAGCAGCTGCTGGCGGGCAATCCGCCCTGGCTGTTCCGTCTGCTGCTGCAGCCGGGCATGGGCGTCGTGGCCAACAACGTGCCGCACGAGCGCAGCGGCTTCAGCGACGATCCGCAGCAGCCACGCCTGCTGTACCGTGCGCGTTATCTGGATCATGTGCGCGATGAACGCGTGGTGCAGCCGCAAGAGGAGGTGGCCGTATGACCCACTGGCTGACTGTCTGGCGCGCCGCCCAGCTCGTGGGCGTCTCGCGCGGCGTGCTGCAGCAACAGGTGCGCGATGGCTCGCTGGTCCTCACCGAGGGCCTGGTGTCCACCGACCAGCTGCTGCGCCTGTACCCCACCACCCGTCTCGAAGACACCGGCATCCTGGAGCGCGTCATCACCATCCGCGACGAGGCCTTTGGCCGGCGCCTGCGCGAACGCCTGCTGCCCAGCCAGGAAGTGCTCGCGCAGCGCCTGTTCAGCCAGACGCAGGAACTGGCCGACGTGCGCCGTTACCTGCAGCGCTACCACGAGCTGGTGGTGGCCCTGCAGGAGCGCATCCATGCCCTGCAGGGCAAGGGTGCCTCGCCCCTGGAGCTGGCCGAGTTGCAGGACTTCGTGGACCAGGGCCTGGCCAAGGCCCTGGCCACCGAACAGGCCGATCTCTTGACAGTGATGGACGATATGCTCAAGGTCATGTCTGCACAGGTGACGGTGCGCCCCAGCGGCCACGAATTCATCGTCGAGGGCCACGACACGCTGCTGCAGGCCGGCCTGCGTGCCGGCCTCAAGCTCAACTACGGCTGCGGCAACGGCACCTGCGGCATGTGCAAGGTGCGCGTGATCTCCGGCCAGGTGGTGCGCACCCAGCCCTGCGACTACCCCATGTCCGAAGCCGAACGCGCCCAGGGCTACACCCTGATGTGCGCGCACACCGCGGGCAGCAGCGAACTCACGCTGGAGCTGCTGGAGGCCAGCGGCCCGCAGGACATCCCGCAGCAGCAGATCGTCACCACCGTGCGCGCCGTCACCCAGCTGGCACCCGGCACGCGGCTGCTCCATCTGCAGACGCCGCGCAGCCATCGCCTGCGCTTCCTGGCGGGGCAGTCGGTCACGCTGGGCGTGAGCCGTGCCGACGGCAGCGACGTGCATGCGCTCTACCCGGTGGCCAGCTGCCCCTGCGACGACCGCAACCTGCATTTCTTCATCGAACGCCACCCGCTCGACCCCTTCGCCCTGCAGCTGTTCGCCGACGGCATCAAACCCGGCGATGCGGTCACGGTCTGGGGGCCGGTGGGTGAATTCGTGCTGGAAGACAGCCAGCGCCCGCTGGTCTTTGCCGCCTGTGATGCGG is part of the Rhodoferax sp. BAB1 genome and harbors:
- a CDS encoding sulfur reduction protein DsrJ, yielding MGGVAHAADEPAKGSRVPRPVIEAAKGGQCVEPAADMRRNHMEYLKHQRDDTMHGGIRGAKYSLKTCIECHASPATNSVTAAPTNFCISCHSYAAVKVDCFECHATQPGKATSSFHPLVHPTGATAALSRQVRQLATQPAD
- a CDS encoding NAD(P)-binding protein; this translates as MSANPESVSVKPLTFRRYKDGDATPRPWQQQIFNADHSHKCPTYIQSTPPCQGSCPSGEDIRGYLNIVRGIEKPPAGMKWQEYAFRRLTEANPFPSVMGRVCPAPCESGCNRNQVEDFVGINSVEHFLGEYAITNNLAFTAPDFSTGKKVAVIGGGPAGLSVAYQLALKGHAVTIFDEREELGGMMRYGIPGFRTPRHILDAEIKRILDLGVTAKMKTRIGTDITMEQIHQDFDAVFLGMGAQSGRALPVEGADAPNCVTATSFLKAFNDGRLRHVGKRVVVVGGGDTSIDVATVARRLGHIDKINPSDRPEHAIAGHVAHDVAAVSAKQGAEVTLTSIFAVDKMQASRHEVEHALSEGIAIRGGYAPVCVVRGPDGRATALRVIRCEAKIAGGKLEIKNIEGSEEDIPADLIVSAIGQAVDFTGLEMFNNGKGAVPADKNYQVQGHAGVFAGGDIIRPHLLTTAIGHGAIAADGIDRFLGGEALEKRPKIDVHAFDLKRKMIEKGLVVSEVHEPIRGTDSSNVAIHNYDNRSDRYVISHKELFLGHFPFTPRNKRTITNLTAEEALGNFDERLQALVEAQAQAEAKRCMSCGQCFECDNCVVYCPQVAVFKVKKNQSTTGRYVDTDYNKCIGCHICHDVCPTGYIQMGLGE
- the dsrK gene encoding sulfate reduction electron transfer complex DsrMKJOP subunit DsrK — its product is MATAAFDTPKLKEYPVIPLIQVGATSHLKPFVASEAIQKNLGFPGELVEDWQAKAIAKMGDLLGKYRSLQVYMDACVHCGACADKCHYFLGTKDPKNMPVARQDLLRQVYRRYFTFAGKYFPWLVGAKDLTKEVLDDWYSYYYQCSECRRCSVFCPYGIDTAEVTMAAREIMDSIGMGQKYSNEIIGKVHRIGNNLGIPGPALQDTLEGLEEDTKDETGVDVRFPLDVKGAEVLLVTPSADFFSEPHVDSLIGYAKVFHAAGVSWTLSAKASEAGNFGMFIGNYEQLRKIALRIREAALELGVKRIVVGECGHAWRVAYSFWNTLVGIGAGGKDPFAIELQNQLDHRYKQPMHICEFTYDLIQRGALSFDKEKNDSRIITFHDSCNVARASRMGDFAGGQFVIPREIIKAVANNFHDMAPETIFESTFCCGGGGGLLTDDLLELRVKGALPRMEALKNVVDEHNVNFMATICAICKAQFTKVLPQYGFDMSMVGGVHQLVSKAIRLGDK
- a CDS encoding respiratory nitrate reductase subunit gamma is translated as MSALSLLYAVLFYFATAVLVLGLARKIRQYARTPAPLKIALTPAPVTPAGVPWRLAREVVFFESLFRSSKWTWLFGWLFHAALLLVILRHVRYFQEPVWLVITLIQPFGTYAGFAMVVGLAGLWARRFLVDRVRYISTPSDHLMLALLIAIGLTGLGMRFVRHTDIVAVKAYMLGLMRFDIQPLPTDPVLLLHLGLVALLMIVFPISKLLHAPGLFFSPTRNMADNPREARHVAAWASALDK
- a CDS encoding TusE/DsrC/DsvC family sulfur relay protein encodes the protein MGIEVNGSTYETDEEGYLINLADWNKDIAEYIAAEEKVPLTENHWEVINFLRDYYNEYQIAPAVRVLTKAIGKQFGEEKGNSKYLYDLFPYGPAKQACKIAGLPKPTGCV
- the tusB gene encoding sulfurtransferase complex subunit TusB; this encodes MLHIVNKSPTAARSLESCLRMALPGQAVLLIEDGVYAATTGSSSEAQLRAAAGKVKLYALKPDLDARGMSARALDNVTLVDYGGFVDLVAEHGTPNSWL
- the tusC gene encoding sulfurtransferase complex subunit TusC; translation: MKKFMFVNRKAPYGTIYALESLEVVLITATFDQDVSLVFMDDGVYELAKGQQTKDIGIKNFSPSYRALEGYDVEKLYVDADSLKARGLSEQDLLVPVEVLDSAQMAELMAQQDVVLSF
- the tusD gene encoding sulfurtransferase complex subunit TusD; translation: MKFGLLVSEGPYTHQASDSAYQFAMAVIAKGHEVQRVFFYHDGVNNATRLTEPPQDDRHIVNRWSELAEKHKVDLVVCVAAALRRGIKQEVLAPGFRISGLGQLVDSGIKADRLVTFGD